Sequence from the Seonamhaeicola sp. ML3 genome:
ATGTACAGTATCAACGAATAATGCATTAGATTTTCTTCCGTAATTAAAAAACCCATGTCCCTCGCCATTATACGCAACCATTGTACAAGTGTTGCCAAACTTATGCATTTGCTGAGTGAATAATTCTACCGATACAAAAGGCACGGTTTTATCGTTTGTTCCATGAAAAATAATGGTTGGAGACAATGCGCTTACCACGTGATGATAAGGAGACATATTCTCTGGTTTTGTTCCCATTCTTTTTTCTAAACGGGCCAGTCTTTCATTCGATGGCGTTTCAATACCATCTATTGGCGCAAGTACAAGAGCTGGATTAAAGAGGACTAAGGCGTTTGGTTTAGAACTGATTGATTTATCTTCATTTTCATCATCAAAATTAGGTAAAATAGCAGATGCCGCTGCTAAATGACCTCCTGCAGAACCACCTCCTGCAGCAATTCTGTTGCTATCAATACCCAAATCTCCGGCATGCTCGCGAACCCAGCGAATGGCCGATTTAGCATCCGAAACACAGTCTTTTACGAGAACACCATGCCTACTTTTAACACGATAGTCTGCAACAATCGCGACCATTCCCCTTGCCGACAAATATTCGCAATGTTTTACAAATTGAGTAGGGCTTCCTGCACTCCAACCGCCTCCAAAGAAAAATACAATGGCAGGTACAGTATGGGTTGATTTATGATTTTCTGGACTGAATACCCACAAACTTAATTCTGATCCATTAATAGTTTTATAAGTGACTTCATTTGCTCCATCTATATCTGGAGGATATCCTGCCTGTCCTTTCGCTTCAAAACTCAAACTTAAACAGCATATTAATGCTACTAACGCTATTTTTTTCATGTCTTATTTATATTAAAATAGTTTGC
This genomic interval carries:
- a CDS encoding alpha/beta hydrolase, which translates into the protein MKKIALVALICCLSLSFEAKGQAGYPPDIDGANEVTYKTINGSELSLWVFSPENHKSTHTVPAIVFFFGGGWSAGSPTQFVKHCEYLSARGMVAIVADYRVKSRHGVLVKDCVSDAKSAIRWVREHAGDLGIDSNRIAAGGGSAGGHLAAASAILPNFDDENEDKSISSKPNALVLFNPALVLAPIDGIETPSNERLARLEKRMGTKPENMSPYHHVVSALSPTIIFHGTNDKTVPFVSVELFTQQMHKFGNTCTMVAYNGEGHGFFNYGRKSNALFVDTVHKMDEFLVALGYLEAPPEAVITAN